One genomic window of Arachis stenosperma cultivar V10309 chromosome 10, arast.V10309.gnm1.PFL2, whole genome shotgun sequence includes the following:
- the LOC130955760 gene encoding protein WVD2-like 7 isoform X1, whose protein sequence is MAAESTSFLFRSFSAPSETSAATQEGDSKRVLGESISFGRFLSESLNWERWSSFTSNRYVEEAEKYSKPGSVAAKKAYFEAHYKRKAAEKQAVLAQEANEASGTFNSETLESNCNDSSDVAESSADVIVASDEQPDKEADDCQVVIDCTSRNNLDVGQSDSGISNVHGEGDGSYTHVITNESCLITADSNQHDQIEIHQNIALPGEEKKSDHGVADAQVLPLPAEGTEVNSSPELSAKTCTPQQLSHTLNERKAAEALPPRSGIKKKSISILTENRRQTSQSLHMSINLSSGNGETSKTDAQSRNGVNSTLKSKKAAEVSIEKKRLTGPSGANKTSMTATATAAVKPRPVNHTLKGMKPGEGSVEKRPTSSSLRRSLNLPSSTGKATEMASVFDKRIERNHCSLRNIPKVRPLASNISTKVSCDFSNQDSENPPYPGRRTEEVLKSVSRGVAANVKLPSASSECMKPSSSINIIPRPPTMSSPFRFRSEERAVKRKEFLERVYGIKNKEVEKIQFQRTPEQNNIKHDFKLGQSSGSKPKLNQDGPGASCSPSNQIQKTSVTHKSFGNSWKPPISTNNSNRATQKLNRSTRHSVTSMTKITRENASPNIQH, encoded by the exons ATGGCAGCTGAATCGACCAGTTTTCTCTTTCGTTCGTTCTCGGCTCCGTCGGAAACTTCCGCCGCCACTCAAGAG GGGGACTCCAAGAGGGTACTTGGTGAATCTATTTCTTTTGGGAGGTTTTTGTCAGAAAGTCTGAATTGGGAGAGATGGTCATCGTTCACAAGCAATCGTTATGTGGAGGAGGCCGAGAAATATTCCAAGCCGGGTTCTGTTGCTGCGAAAAAGGCCTACTTCGAGGCTCATTACAAGAGGAAGGCTGCGGAGAAACAGGCTGTCTTGGCTCAAGAAGCTAATGAAGCTTCAGGAACTTTCAATTCAGAAACACTGGAATCAAATTGCAATGACTCATCAGATGTTGCCGAGTCAAGTGCCGATGTGATTGTGGCTTCAGATGAACAGCCAGACAAAGAAGCTGATGATTGCCAAGTTGTTATTGATTGTACCAGTAGAAATAACCTTGATGTTGGACAAAGTGATTCAGGCATTTCCAATGTGCATGGAGAAGGGGACGGATCATATACTCACGTTATTACAAACGAAAGTTGTCTCATTACTGCTGATTCTAACCAGCATGATCAAATTGAAATCCATCAGAATATTGCTCTCCCTGGAGAAGAGAAGAAGTCTGATCat GGTGTCGCTGATGCGCAAGTTTTGCCTTTGCCTGCTGAAGGAACAGAAGTAAATTCTTCGCCAGAATTATCAGCTAAAACTTGTACCCCCCAGCAGCTTTCTCACACTCTTAATGAAAGGAAGGCTGCGGAAGCATTGCCTCCTAGAAGTGGAATAAAAAAGAAGTCAATCAGCATCTTGACTGAGAATCGTAGGCAAACTTCACAGTCACTCCACATGTCAATCAATCTTTCCTCGGGCAATGGTGAAACAAGCAAAACAGATGCACAATCCAGAAATGGCGTAAACAGCACCTTGAAAAGTAAGAAGGCTGCTGAAGTTTCAATTGAGAAGAAGAGACTAACCGGTCCTTCTGGTGCCAATAAAACAAGTATGACAGCTACTGCTACTGCAGCTGTTAAACCTAGACCTGTAAATCACACATTGAAGGGTATGAAGCCAGGCGAAGGCTCTGTGGAGAAGAGACCAACTTCGAGCTCACTCCGCAGATCACTCAATCTCCCTTCTAGCACAGGCAAAGCAACTGAAATGGCTTCAGTGTTTGATAAAAGAATTGAAAGGAATCATTGTAGTTTGCGCAATATTCCCAAAGTTCGTCCACTGGCATCTAACATATCAACTAAG GTGTCTTGTGATTTCTCGAATCAAGATTCAGAAAATCCACCTTATCCAGGAAGAAG GACTGAAGAGGTACTTAAGTCTGTGTCTAGAGGTGTTGCTGCGAATGTGAAACTTCCCTCCGCCTCTTCTGA ATGCATGAAACCTTCTAGCAGCATCAATATTATTCCTCGACCCCCTACCATGTCATCACCGTTTAGATTCAGAAGTGAAGAAAGAGCAGTAAAACGCAAAGAG TTCCTTGAAAGGGTGTATGGAATCAAAAACAAAGAAGTTGAGAAAATTCAGTTTCAAAGGACACCCGAG CAGAATAACATAAAGCATGATTTCAAGCTGGGGCAGAGCAGTGGCTCTAAACCCAAACTAAATCAGGACGGGCCTGGTGCATCGTGCTCGCCTAGTAATCAGATCCAAAAG ACCTCAGTGACACATAAAAGCTTTGGAAATTCATGGAAGCCTCCAATCAGCACCAACAATTCCAATCGTGCTACACAAAAACTCAACCGATCAACAAGGCACTCAGTAACTTCAATGACAAAGATCACACGAGAAAATGCTTCTCCAAATATTCAGCATTGA
- the LOC130955760 gene encoding protein WVD2-like 7 isoform X2: MAAESTSFLFRSFSAPSETSAATQEGDSKRVLGESISFGRFLSESLNWERWSSFTSNRYVEEAEKYSKPGSVAAKKAYFEAHYKRKAAEKQAVLAQEANEASGTFNSETLESNCNDSSDVAESSADVIVASDEQPDKEADDCQVVIDCTSRNNLDVGQSDSGISNVHGEGDGSYTHVITNESCLITADSNQHDQIEIHQNIALPGEEKKSDHGVADAQVLPLPAEGTEVNSSPELSAKTCTPQQLSHTLNERKAAEALPPRSGIKKKSISILTENRRQTSQSLHMSINLSSGNGETSKTDAQSRNGVNSTLKSKKAAEVSIEKKRLTGPSGANKTSMTATATAAVKPRPVNHTLKGMKPGEGSVEKRPTSSSLRRSLNLPSSTGKATEMASVFDKRIERNHCSLRNIPKVRPLASNISTKVSCDFSNQDSENPPYPGRRTEEVLKSVSRGVAANVKLPSASSECMKPSSSINIIPRPPTMSSPFRFRSEERAVKRKEFLERVYGIKNKEVEKIQFQRTPENNIKHDFKLGQSSGSKPKLNQDGPGASCSPSNQIQKTSVTHKSFGNSWKPPISTNNSNRATQKLNRSTRHSVTSMTKITRENASPNIQH, from the exons ATGGCAGCTGAATCGACCAGTTTTCTCTTTCGTTCGTTCTCGGCTCCGTCGGAAACTTCCGCCGCCACTCAAGAG GGGGACTCCAAGAGGGTACTTGGTGAATCTATTTCTTTTGGGAGGTTTTTGTCAGAAAGTCTGAATTGGGAGAGATGGTCATCGTTCACAAGCAATCGTTATGTGGAGGAGGCCGAGAAATATTCCAAGCCGGGTTCTGTTGCTGCGAAAAAGGCCTACTTCGAGGCTCATTACAAGAGGAAGGCTGCGGAGAAACAGGCTGTCTTGGCTCAAGAAGCTAATGAAGCTTCAGGAACTTTCAATTCAGAAACACTGGAATCAAATTGCAATGACTCATCAGATGTTGCCGAGTCAAGTGCCGATGTGATTGTGGCTTCAGATGAACAGCCAGACAAAGAAGCTGATGATTGCCAAGTTGTTATTGATTGTACCAGTAGAAATAACCTTGATGTTGGACAAAGTGATTCAGGCATTTCCAATGTGCATGGAGAAGGGGACGGATCATATACTCACGTTATTACAAACGAAAGTTGTCTCATTACTGCTGATTCTAACCAGCATGATCAAATTGAAATCCATCAGAATATTGCTCTCCCTGGAGAAGAGAAGAAGTCTGATCat GGTGTCGCTGATGCGCAAGTTTTGCCTTTGCCTGCTGAAGGAACAGAAGTAAATTCTTCGCCAGAATTATCAGCTAAAACTTGTACCCCCCAGCAGCTTTCTCACACTCTTAATGAAAGGAAGGCTGCGGAAGCATTGCCTCCTAGAAGTGGAATAAAAAAGAAGTCAATCAGCATCTTGACTGAGAATCGTAGGCAAACTTCACAGTCACTCCACATGTCAATCAATCTTTCCTCGGGCAATGGTGAAACAAGCAAAACAGATGCACAATCCAGAAATGGCGTAAACAGCACCTTGAAAAGTAAGAAGGCTGCTGAAGTTTCAATTGAGAAGAAGAGACTAACCGGTCCTTCTGGTGCCAATAAAACAAGTATGACAGCTACTGCTACTGCAGCTGTTAAACCTAGACCTGTAAATCACACATTGAAGGGTATGAAGCCAGGCGAAGGCTCTGTGGAGAAGAGACCAACTTCGAGCTCACTCCGCAGATCACTCAATCTCCCTTCTAGCACAGGCAAAGCAACTGAAATGGCTTCAGTGTTTGATAAAAGAATTGAAAGGAATCATTGTAGTTTGCGCAATATTCCCAAAGTTCGTCCACTGGCATCTAACATATCAACTAAG GTGTCTTGTGATTTCTCGAATCAAGATTCAGAAAATCCACCTTATCCAGGAAGAAG GACTGAAGAGGTACTTAAGTCTGTGTCTAGAGGTGTTGCTGCGAATGTGAAACTTCCCTCCGCCTCTTCTGA ATGCATGAAACCTTCTAGCAGCATCAATATTATTCCTCGACCCCCTACCATGTCATCACCGTTTAGATTCAGAAGTGAAGAAAGAGCAGTAAAACGCAAAGAG TTCCTTGAAAGGGTGTATGGAATCAAAAACAAAGAAGTTGAGAAAATTCAGTTTCAAAGGACACCCGAG AATAACATAAAGCATGATTTCAAGCTGGGGCAGAGCAGTGGCTCTAAACCCAAACTAAATCAGGACGGGCCTGGTGCATCGTGCTCGCCTAGTAATCAGATCCAAAAG ACCTCAGTGACACATAAAAGCTTTGGAAATTCATGGAAGCCTCCAATCAGCACCAACAATTCCAATCGTGCTACACAAAAACTCAACCGATCAACAAGGCACTCAGTAACTTCAATGACAAAGATCACACGAGAAAATGCTTCTCCAAATATTCAGCATTGA
- the LOC130955761 gene encoding two-component response regulator ARR11-like isoform X1 — MDNNNGCFSSPRRDAFPAGLRVLVVDDDPTWLRILEKMLKKCSYEVTTCCLARHALHLLRERKDGYDIVISDVNMPDMDGFKLLEHVGLEMDLPVIMMSVDGETSRVMKGVQHGACDYLLKPIRMKELRNIWQHVFRKRIHEAREFESFEGFESIHLMRNGLEQCDDGNLFALEDMTSTKKRKDADNKHDDRELIDPSSTKKARVVWSVDLHQKFVKAVNQIGFDKVGPKKILDLMNVPWLTRENVASHLQKYRLYLSRLQKENDLKSSSSIGMNQDLASTDLGSFVGVQNSVSNKQNDVSIDSCSYSEGALQLQNMETKTHEGSSDPNGTISPPATTEKGRTMIRNFVSEKKMRKNQPFDSLEPEGNHTAVIDCSIPTQFSWNEVPEIQLKDHKPLVQLEGNLSHKFPVTGKKHQIQVDHQSPSIGSIGSPSLTGEEVTACIKTKPLCADYKCEYKSSVSSIGSAVDNNTFPIEPGSLMMNDPSTAPISTTNLGLKTQASNLNSISDMEFCQRNLLLDAVSLPLDDDLHFNWLHGECSNINFSLQNIGYYDPGLIAEIPTHYYDSAADYAVIDQGLFIS, encoded by the exons ATGGACAATAATAATGGTTGCTTCTCTTCACCAAGACGTGATGCTTTTCCAGCAGGTCTAAGAGTCCTTGTTGTTGATGATGACCCAACATGGCTTAGGATCCTTGAAAAGATGCTCAAGAAGTGTTCCTATGAAG TGACTACATGTTGTTTGGCGAGGCATGCTCTACACTTGCTTCGCGAAAGGAAAGACGGGTATGATATAGTGATCAGCGATGTGAACATGCCTGACATGGATGGATTCAAACTTCTAGAGCATGTTGGACTTGAGATGGATCTTCCTGTGATTA TGATGTCCGTTGATGGAGAAACAAGCAGGGTGATGAAAGGTGTTCAACACGGAGCATGCGATTATCTGCTTAAGCCTATAAGGATGAAGGAACTGCGAAACATATGGCAGCATGTCTTTAGGAAAAGGATACACGAGGCGAGAGAATTCGAGAGTTTTGAAGGTTTCGAGAGCATTCACCTGATGAGAAACGGATTGGAGCAATGCGATGATGGGAACCTGTTTGCCCTTGAAGACATGACCTCaactaagaaaagaaaagatgcAGATAACAAACACGATGACAGAGAATTGATAGATCCATCATCCACAAAGAAAGCTAGAGTAGTTTGGTCTGTGGATCTTCACCAGAAGTTTGTTAAAGCAGTGAATCAAATTGGATTTGATA AAGTTGGTCCAAAGAAAATACTAGATCTCATGAATGTTCCTTGGCTGACTAGAGAAAATGTTGCAAGCCACTTGCAG AAGTATCGGCTTTACCTAAGCCGGCTTCAAAAAGAGAACGATCTGAAGTCGTCTTCCTCAATCGGAATGAACCAGGATTTAGCCTCAACAGATCTAGGGAGTTTTGTTGGAGTTCAGAACTCAGTGAGCAATAAACAAAATGATGTTTCAATTGACAGTTGCAGTTATTCAGAAGGAGCACTGCAACTTCAGAACATGGAAACCAAAACTCATGAAGGTAGCAGTGATCCAAACGGAACTATTTCTCCGCCTGCCACCACAGAAAAAGGAAGAACTATGATCAGAAACTTTGTTTCCGAGAAAAAGATGAGAAAGAACCAACCTTTTGACTCTCTTGAGCCGGAAGGAAACCACACAGCAGTAATTGATTGCTCCATTCCAACACAATTCTCTTGGAATGAAGTTCCAGAAATTCAACTCAAAGATCACAAGCCACTTGTTCAGTTAGAGGGTAACTTAAGCCACAAGTTTCCAGTAACAGGTAAGAAGCACCAAATCCAAGTTGATCATCAATCACCATCAATTGGTTCGATTGGTTCTCCATCTTTGACAGGGGAGGAGGTCACGGCATGCATCAAAACAAAACCTTTGTGTGCAGATTACAAGTGTGAATACAAGAGTTCTGTGAGTTCGATAGGATCGGCAGTTGACAACAACACGTTCCCTATCGAACCAGGAAGCCTTATGATGAATGATCCATCAACAGCACCAATTTCAACTACAAATTTGGGATTGAAAACACAAGCATCTAACCTCAACAGCATTTCGGATATGGAATTTTGCCAGAGAAACCTACTTTTGGATGCAGTTTCGCTACCGTTGGACGATGATCTGCATTTTAATTGGCTACATGGGGAATGCTCTAACATCAACTTCAGCCTGCAGAACATAGGGTATTATGATCCAGGGCTTATTGCAGAAATTCCAACTCATTACTATGATTCAGCAGCAGATTATGCAGTCATAGATCAAGGTCTATTCATATCATGA
- the LOC130955761 gene encoding two-component response regulator ARR11-like isoform X2: MDNNNGCFSSPRRDAFPAGLRVLVVDDDPTWLRILEKMLKKCSYEVTTCCLARHALHLLRERKDGYDIVISDVNMPDMDGFKLLEHVGLEMDLPVIMMSVDGETSRVMKGVQHGACDYLLKPIRMKELRNIWQHVFRKRIHEAREFESFEGFESIHLMRNGLEQCDDGNLFALEDMTSTKKRKDADNKHDDRELIDPSSTKKARVVWSVDLHQKFVKAVNQIGFDKVGPKKILDLMNVPWLTRENVASHLQKYRLYLSRLQKENDLKSSSSIGMNQDLASTDLGSFVGVQNSVSNKQNDVSIDSCSYSEGALQLQNMETKTHEGSSDPNGTISPPATTEKGRTMIRNFVSEKKMRKNQPFDSLEPEGNHTAVIDCSIPTQFSWNEVPEIQLKDHKPLVQLEGNLSHKFPVTGEEVTACIKTKPLCADYKCEYKSSVSSIGSAVDNNTFPIEPGSLMMNDPSTAPISTTNLGLKTQASNLNSISDMEFCQRNLLLDAVSLPLDDDLHFNWLHGECSNINFSLQNIGYYDPGLIAEIPTHYYDSAADYAVIDQGLFIS, encoded by the exons ATGGACAATAATAATGGTTGCTTCTCTTCACCAAGACGTGATGCTTTTCCAGCAGGTCTAAGAGTCCTTGTTGTTGATGATGACCCAACATGGCTTAGGATCCTTGAAAAGATGCTCAAGAAGTGTTCCTATGAAG TGACTACATGTTGTTTGGCGAGGCATGCTCTACACTTGCTTCGCGAAAGGAAAGACGGGTATGATATAGTGATCAGCGATGTGAACATGCCTGACATGGATGGATTCAAACTTCTAGAGCATGTTGGACTTGAGATGGATCTTCCTGTGATTA TGATGTCCGTTGATGGAGAAACAAGCAGGGTGATGAAAGGTGTTCAACACGGAGCATGCGATTATCTGCTTAAGCCTATAAGGATGAAGGAACTGCGAAACATATGGCAGCATGTCTTTAGGAAAAGGATACACGAGGCGAGAGAATTCGAGAGTTTTGAAGGTTTCGAGAGCATTCACCTGATGAGAAACGGATTGGAGCAATGCGATGATGGGAACCTGTTTGCCCTTGAAGACATGACCTCaactaagaaaagaaaagatgcAGATAACAAACACGATGACAGAGAATTGATAGATCCATCATCCACAAAGAAAGCTAGAGTAGTTTGGTCTGTGGATCTTCACCAGAAGTTTGTTAAAGCAGTGAATCAAATTGGATTTGATA AAGTTGGTCCAAAGAAAATACTAGATCTCATGAATGTTCCTTGGCTGACTAGAGAAAATGTTGCAAGCCACTTGCAG AAGTATCGGCTTTACCTAAGCCGGCTTCAAAAAGAGAACGATCTGAAGTCGTCTTCCTCAATCGGAATGAACCAGGATTTAGCCTCAACAGATCTAGGGAGTTTTGTTGGAGTTCAGAACTCAGTGAGCAATAAACAAAATGATGTTTCAATTGACAGTTGCAGTTATTCAGAAGGAGCACTGCAACTTCAGAACATGGAAACCAAAACTCATGAAGGTAGCAGTGATCCAAACGGAACTATTTCTCCGCCTGCCACCACAGAAAAAGGAAGAACTATGATCAGAAACTTTGTTTCCGAGAAAAAGATGAGAAAGAACCAACCTTTTGACTCTCTTGAGCCGGAAGGAAACCACACAGCAGTAATTGATTGCTCCATTCCAACACAATTCTCTTGGAATGAAGTTCCAGAAATTCAACTCAAAGATCACAAGCCACTTGTTCAGTTAGAGGGTAACTTAAGCCACAAGTTTCCAGTAACAG GGGAGGAGGTCACGGCATGCATCAAAACAAAACCTTTGTGTGCAGATTACAAGTGTGAATACAAGAGTTCTGTGAGTTCGATAGGATCGGCAGTTGACAACAACACGTTCCCTATCGAACCAGGAAGCCTTATGATGAATGATCCATCAACAGCACCAATTTCAACTACAAATTTGGGATTGAAAACACAAGCATCTAACCTCAACAGCATTTCGGATATGGAATTTTGCCAGAGAAACCTACTTTTGGATGCAGTTTCGCTACCGTTGGACGATGATCTGCATTTTAATTGGCTACATGGGGAATGCTCTAACATCAACTTCAGCCTGCAGAACATAGGGTATTATGATCCAGGGCTTATTGCAGAAATTCCAACTCATTACTATGATTCAGCAGCAGATTATGCAGTCATAGATCAAGGTCTATTCATATCATGA